From Pseudomonas sp. stari2:
TCCGCCGAGGGGGCACGGGAATGGCTCGATCCCGCCACACCCGTTGAGCGTGCCGAGCAAATGCTCCTGTCCGAAGGGTTGGGCAGCGAAGCGTTCAAATGGCACAAAGTCGGCAAAGCTGTCGGCAATTCACGCAATCAGGGTGCGGAGTTGATTGAAGTGGTGACTTAAATATTTTGCGGGCCGGCACGTCTATCGAATAATCGGAAGACGTGAGTCAAATTGACATCACGCAGCAAGTGAGAACCGTTCGTTACAGACAGTGTTTCAAACTCGAAACAATCATTGAATCAGTCGCTTGATTAAAAGCAACCGCCTGTCTGACATTTCAATCGTCATACATACATTTAGTAACGCTACAGATAGCATGCGCGCCGCATTTCCTATTGGCATACCAGTTGACCAAAGAGTCAACAAACCGGGAATACCCTACAAACTTACAAGCCTTGCAGAGAACTAAGTTGCGCGACGATTTTGCAATCAAACAGGCCAACGGCCTGGAGTGTATTTATCTGTCCATGACAGAACGCTTTCAACTCGACTGTTTTATCGCCCACTACATAAAGACTCGAAACCTGCGTGACGTACCCGAGATCGACCGCATCCTGCGCGCCACTCTCCAAAACTATCCCTGCCACCCGCCGGTGATGGTCAACGAGCTGAATGCCTGGATCGACAAGACCTTGGGTTATCGGGCTTCGCACCCCGATTTCACACAGCTGGACGATCTTTGATGAAACGAAAAAGCCCCGCAATCGCGGGGCTTTTTCGTGGTAGCGCTCAAGGTTTGAGCGGGCGTTCCTGGTCGCGATCGGACAACTCGCGGCTGTCGTCATGTTTCCAGGTCTGCTCCTTGTGTTTCTCCCGCTCGATCTCTTCTTCGCTCGGTTCTTCATCTTCTTCGGGACGTTTCTGCTCGGTTGCCATGTTCACCTCGCTGCCATAAGTCGTCAGTCATCCTTACAGCGTAGAACAGATTCAGACAGGCAACTTACAACCACCAGCGCAACAGAAAGAAGAACGCCATGCTCAATAGCATGCTAAGCAACGTATTACGCGTGTAAATCACTAATCCAATCGCCACTAATGAACTCAGCAGATAAGGGTTATCCCACTGCAGATTCAGCTGTTTATCCGGCATGAACACGATCGGCCCGCAAATCGCGGTCAACATACCCGGTACGGCGAAACCCAGAAATTGCCGTGCGTTACTGCTCAAACGCACCGGCAAGCGCGGCTCAAGAAACACGTAGCGGTTGAGGAACACAAGAATCCCCATGCCGAAAATCACTGCCCAGATGATCATGTGCGCTCCCGATATAGCTTGTTGCAAATAAACCCTGCGGTCATTCCCGCCAGCCCCGACAGCACCAGCGCCGAGCCCCACTGCCAATAACTGAACAACACCGAGCAGAACAGCGACACCGCCACGCAAACCACGGTCGGCACGTTGCGCACCACCGGGGTGATCAGGGCGATGAAGGTCGCGGCAATCGAGAAGTCCAGTCCCAGATGCTCAAGCCCCGGAATGCTGCTGCCGAGCACGATGCCGGCCAGGGTGAAGAGGTTCCAGGCGATATAGAACGTCAGGCCGACGCCGAGGGCATACCAGCGATTGAACTGCTGACGGTCGTGCTGACTGGTCAGGGCGAACAGTTCGTCGGTGAGCAAAAAGCCCAGGCCAATGCGCCAGCGACCCGGCAACGGCGAAATCACATGGCGCATGCTCATGCCGTAGAGCAAATGCTGCGAAGTCAGCAGCAGCGTGGTCAGCAGAATCGAGAAAATCCCGGCCCCTCCCTTGAGCATGCCGATCGCCACCAGTTGCGCAGCGCCGGCAAATACAATGCTCGACAAGCCCTGCCCTTGCAGCGGCGTAAGGTTGGCTTCGATCGCCATGGAGCCGGCCAGCAGCCCCCATGGCGCGGTCGCCAAGGATAACGGCATGATCGCCGCGGCTCCGCGAAAAAAGGCACTGCGCGGAATTAATGAGTCGGACATAACGCTCTTCAACCGTGAGAAAAGACCCCGGACTCTGCCAGCAAATGCCTTTTGCTGGCTTGAACAATCTTGCGCAATTGCCGGAAATCGCCCAGCTGCAAACCGATTAGCGGCGTACCATGACAGCCATTCACATCTGCGTCAGGGAGACGACATGCTGTATCGAATTGCCGCCGACGGGCTGGTGCTGTTTCACCTATCGTTCATTCTGTTCGTGCTGTTTGGCGGGCTATTGGTGCTCAAGTGGCACCGAGTGGCGTGGCTGCATCTGCCGGCCGCAACCTGGGGCGTGATGGTCGAGGTGTTGCACCTGACCTGCCCGCTGACCTACTGGGAAAACCTGATGCGCCACGCTGCCGGGCAAACCGAGTATGCCGGCGGCTTCATCGAGAATTACGTCTGGCCGATCATCTACCCGGCGGGACTGACCTCGCAGATTCAGCTTGTGCTGGGGGGAGTGGTGCTGATGATCAACCTGCTGGTATACGGACGTCTGATCCGTCAGTGGAAACTGCGTCGCGCCGCCCGCATTCCGTTCTAACGCGACTTCAAGGCTTCCAGCCAGGCCGGATCGAGGCGCATCTGATCGGTATCCAGACCGAGCGCCTCCATCCGCGCCTTGTGCGCCTCGACTTCGCGGCGTAATTGCGAATGATCGCTGGAGTTACCGTCCAGTTCATGCATCTGCGTCAAGCCCAGGTGATAGAAGCGCAGCACTTTCATCGCTGTCGGATCACCCCTCTCGACCGCCGCCGTCACGTGATGCATGACATTGGTGACACTCATCAGGCTGCGCTTGAGCCGCCAGCCGTACACCGCCGGGGCCATCCAGGTCTGATTCCAGAAACGTCCGCGCAACAACGCCGCCGTCAACAGAAATGCGCCGAACACCCCGCCTACATTGAACCGCAGGTTATCGCCACCCGGCTCGCCGAACAGCGCCACCGCCACGGTCGAAAACGCCATCGCCAGCACCAGGAACAGCACCGCGATAATCAGCGTGCTGCGCCGGGTCTGCTGGCGATAGGTGATGGCATCGATCGGTTGAATCTCGAACATCGCGACAGGCTTCCATGGCTTGAAATAAAAAGAGGCCGGCGCATTATCGCCTCTGAGGCGGATTTAGCTATGCTGGAGCTCCTTTTCATCTTTTCATCGTCCAGCGGGGGACATGGCGATACCACGCAGATCGTGCCATCTTCATTCATGGATACACTCTATTCGGATGCCATTGGCCAGGCCGGCAATGGCATCGTTTTAAGGATCACTGCATGACCCAACGACACGTAATCAATGCCTCAGTCAGCCCAAAAGGCAGCCTGGAAACTCTTTCCCAACGTGAAGTTCAGCAACTGAGCCAGGCCGGAACCGGCAGCACCTATACCCTTTTTCGCCAGTGCGCCCTGGCCATCCTCAATACTGGCGCCCATGTCGACAACGCGAAAACCATTCTGGAAGCCTACAAGGACTTCGAAATCCGCATCCACCAACAGGATCGCGGCGTGCGCCTGGAACTGTTGAACGCCCCGGCCGACGCCTTCGTCGACGGCGAAATGATCGCCAGCACCCGGGAAATGCTGTTCAGCGCCCTGCGCGACATCGTCTACACCGAAAACGAACTCGATGCCCTGAGCATCGACCTCAGCACCTCCCAGGGCATCAGCGACTACGTCTTCCACCTGTTGCGCAACGCACGCACTCTGCGCCCGGGCGTCGAGCCGAAAATCGTCGTGTGCTGGGGCGGCCACTCGATCAACACCGAAGAATACAAATACACCAAGAAAGTCGGCCACGAACTGGGCCTGCGCAGCCTCGACATCTGCACCGGATGCGGCCCGGGCGTGATGAAAGGCCCGATGAAAGGCGCGACAATCGCCCACGCCAAGCAACGTATTCACGGCGGCCGCTACCTGGGCCTGACCGAGCCGGGCATCATTGCCGCCGAAGCGCCGAACCCGATCGTCAATGAGCTGGTGATCCTGCCAGACATCGAAAAGCGCCTGGAAGCCTTCGTCCGCGTCGGCCACGGCATCATCATCTTCCCAGGCGGCGCCGGTACTGCCGAAGAGTTCCTGTATCTGCTGGGCATCCTGATGCACCCGGACAACGCCGGCCTCCCGTTCCCGGTAATTCTCACCGGACCGAAACATGCCGCGCCGTATCTGGAACAGCTCGACGCCTTCGTCACCGCCACCCTCGGCGAAGCGGCGAAACAGCACTACGAAATCATCATCGACGACCCGGCCGAAGTGGCACGTCAGATGACTGCAGGCCTCAAAGCGGTCAAGCAGTTCCGCCGCGAACGCGCCGACGCGTTCCACTTCAACTGGCTTCTGAAGATCGACGAGGGCTTCCAGCGCCCGTTCGACCCGACCCACGAAAACATGGCCAACCTCAAGCTGCATCGCGACCAGCCTCCGCATGAACTGGCAGCCAACCTGCGCCGCGCGTTCTCCGGAATCGTCGCCGGCAACGTCAAGGACAAGGGCATTCGCCTGATCGAAGAACACGGTCCGTATCAGATCCGTGGCGACGCCGCGATCATGCAACCGCTCGATCTGCTGCTCAAAGCCTTCGTCGCCCAGCACCGAATGAAACTGCCGGGCGGCGCGGCGTATGTGCCGTGCTATCGCGTTGTTTCCTGACCGCACTCGATGCAGTTTGCCTGTGAGGGAGTGAGCGCACTCCCTCATGGCGCATCGACACTACCGAACCGCCCTGTTCTCTGACACAAAAGCCCCTCTGATTCCCCACGACAGCCATCGTGTGGCCGTCTAAGCTGGGCGTTTGTTTTTTCAGGGACGATCCATGAAACGTTTTGCCGCCAGCCTGTTGTCTCTTCTGGCTCTGACAGCCAATGCGGCAGATCTGCAACTGCTCACCGACAATCATCCTCCGCTGCATTTCCTTCAGGGCGATCAACTGGTGGGCTTCGGCGTGGATGTGGTGCAAGCCCTGGCCGCGCAGACCGGCGATCGCATTCACCTGCAGCAAGTGCCATTGCTGCGTGCCCTGCGCATGGCCAGCGAGACTCCGGATACCGGCGTATTTACCGTGCTGCGCACCGACGCACGGGATGACCGCTACCAATGGGTCGGGCCGTTGATCGAAGTCGAAACCGCGCTTTACGCCCGGGATAGCTTCCATCCACCCGTGCGCAGCCTGCGCGAGGCCGATCACCTGGGCCGGATCACCGTGCCACGCAAATGGCTGGTCTACAGCTATTTGCAGGAACAGGACCTGACCAACCTCTACGGCGTGGAAACTCCGGAACAGATGATGCGTTTGTTCAGTCTCGGGCGGACCGACTTTGTGGTGTCCGACACCTTGTCCAGCGCCGCCCTCGCCCGCGAGCAAGGCATGGAACCGGGGCGTTTGCAGTACCAGTTGTCGTTGATGAAGCAAGACACGTACATCGCATTCTCCCGACAGACCGACCCCAAACAAGTCGCACGCTGGCAGCAAGCGCTGGATACTCTGCGCGCCGACGGTCGCCTGGAGAAAATGCGCCAGCGCTGGCTGAGCAATACCCTGCCGCGCTGATCACGCATCAACACCTTTGATAACAACTATCTGAAAAGGTGTTTTTTCTTCTGGCGTCCGTGGCCATAAAGTGGCGGTCATCTTCTTCCCGTTTTCTGGTGCACCCCATGAAAGACTTTATCGCCCTCGGGTTCATCATCGCGCTGATCGGCGCCACCTCCGCGATTGCCAACGCCCATGGCAACGGGCACGTCGTTGCCATGACGAGTGTCGGCCAGTCCGGCATCGTCGGCCTTGGCAGCGCAGCCACGGGCAGCCTGGAGCAGACGCTCTACGTTGCGCAGAACGCCTCCGAGTACGGTTACAACTACTGAGCCACCAGGCGCACCGCCAACGCCTTGGCCTGCGACGCAACATCGGTCACCGCCGTACTTTCCCACCACATCCCTCTCAGTGGCGGGCCCATCGCGAACAGTCGTTGTGACACGTTTCCCTGCGCATCCAGCACCGCACCGTCCACCGCCGCCGCAATTCCCAGCGCCAAAGGCCCCGGTTGCACCAGCCCACGGGCCAGCAATTGTTGCGGCAAGGGTCGGTCGACGCGGCGCCAGTCATACTCGATACCGCTGGAATTGATCAGCGCCGCGCCTTGCACCACGCGTGTTTCATTTTCACCCCGACGACGGATGCGAATCCCGACACCAGCGCCCGACACCGGTTCCAGACCTTTATAGGACGCTGCGTGAATACGCAGGCGTCCTTCGCGGTGCAGACGCGCAACCAACTCCGCACTCAGTGGAGGCGAACGATGGTGATGGCTCTCCCACCACGGCCGCACATGCCGCACGAATTGCCGGCGCTGTACATCGCTCGCCTGGCTCCACAGCCGACCGATGTGCGCGCGTACGGTGTCCAGCGGTGCCTGCCAGTCGATGCCTTGATTGATGGCATCCCGGCAATGCCGGCGCAATTCACGCAGTAACTGGCGTGGCGTGCGGATACTGTGATCCTCGGCGAGGAAGTCCACCCACGCAGGCGGCTGGCGACGGACATGGGGCAGCAGCCCGTGCCGGGAAAACACCTCGATCGGCCCGCGATGCCCGGCCTGCTCCAGCGAAACCACGGCATCGACCATGGTCAGGCCGGAGCCGATGATCAGCACGGTCGATTGCGGATCGAGCTGGCGCATGGCGCCCACATCCCAAGGATCGAGCCCAGCCGCGTTGAGGCCGCTGGATTGCGTTTGCGGCGTACGGGCGGCGGGGAACATACCGGTGGCGAGCACCGCAAAAGCGCCTTGCAGTCGCCGGCCATCGCTCAAGGAGAGCTGCACCGAATCGGCTGAAGCCTGTACATCAATCACCTCTGCGCGCACGTGCTCGACCGTCGAACCATGCTGCCTGCCCACCAGCTGCGCTTCAGCCAGTCGCTGCTGCACATACACACCGAACAGACCTCGTGGCGGAAACAGTTCGCTGACTGGTACATGTTGCTGATCCGACTCCGGCCAGCCGCCGCTGGCAATGTGATCAGTCAGCCATTGAGTCAGGTCCTCGGCGTTGCTGGGGTCGACGCTCATTCGCGCTGCGTTGCCATTGAGCGTATGGCCCAGTTCAACCGCGCTGTACGCTTCGCCCCGGCCCAATTCGGCCCGGGGCTCGACTACCAGAATCCGTCGCCGCCCCGGCAGGCGCAGCAATTGCACCGCCAGCATCGTGCCGCTGAGGCCGCCGCCGACAATCAGGATGTCGGCCGTATCGGTTTGAGTCATGCCGTTCTCGCTGCAGAGGATTTGCTCAAGTCAGTGTCGTGCAGACGCTGCGAGCGAGTCTAGACAGACGTAACCTTTTTCTCCTGCCGACGCAGTTCACCCAGGTTTCGATAACCGCTGCCCGGATGGATCTGCGGCAATTTCGGCCCTTCGCCAAACAGCTTCTCGCGTAACGTTCCGGGTGCGTAATCGGTCTTGTAGACGCCGCGTTTCTGCAGCTCAGGCACCAACAATTCCACGGCGTCGATGAAGGTTTCGTGGGTCAATGCGTAGGCCAGGTTGAAGCCATCGACGTCGGTTTCGTCGACCCATTCCTGTAGCAGGTCAGCGACGGTTTCCGGGCTGCCGACGAACAACGGGCCGAAACCGCCGATACCGACCCAGTCGGCCAGCTCATTCGGAGTCCAGACCTTGTTCGGGTCCGCTGTCGAAAACGCTTCCACGGCAGACTGAATCGCGTTGGTATGTACGTGCTTGAGCGGTTCGTCCGGTTTGAAGCGGCTGAAGTCGATACCGGTCCAGCCCGAAATCAGCGCCATCGCACCCTCGTAACTCACCCAGGATTTGTATTCTTCGAACTTGGCTTTGGCCTTGGCATCGGTCTCGCCGAGGATCACGGTTTGCAGGTTGAAGATCAGGATCTTCGACGGATCTCGCCCGGCCTCGGCGGCGCGACGGCGAATGTCGGCCACGGTTTTCTTGAGTAGCACTTTCGACGGTGCCGCGACAAATACGCACTCGGCATGTTCAGCGGCAAACTGTTTGCCACGGCTGGACGCGCCCGCCTGATAGAGAACCGGTGTGCGCTGCGGCGACGGCTCGCAAAGGTGAATGCCCGGCACGTGGAAGTGTTTACCGTGGTGGCGGATCTCGTGGATCTTGCTCGGGTCACTGAAGATCCGCCGCTCGCGATCCCGCAAAATCGCGCCATCTTCCCAGCTGCCTTCCCAGAGTTTGTAGCAGACCTCCAGGTATTCCTCGGCGAAGTCGTAGCGCGCGTCGTGTTCGGTCTGGGCTTGCTGGCCGATGTTTTTCGCACCGCTCTCCAGATAGGACGTGACGATGTTCCAGCCGGCGCGGCCCTTGGTCAGGTGATCGAGGGTCGACAGGCGTCGGGCAAATGGATACGGATGCTCGAAGGACAACGATGCGGTCAGACCGAAACCCAAGTGCTCGGTGACCAGAGCCATCGGCGGGATCAATTGCAACGGATCGTTGACCGGCACCTGCGCCGCCTGCCGGATCGCTGCTTTGCCGTTGCCGTTGTACACGTCGTAGATGCCCAGCACGTCGGCGATGAACAAGCCGTCGAACTTGCCGCGCTCGAGGATTTTCGCCAGATCGATCCAGTACTCCAGATCCTTGTACTGCCAGGAACGATCGCGAGGGTGCGCCCACAGGCCCGGCGACTGGTGGCCGACGCAGTTCATGTCGAAGGCGTTGAGACGGATTTCGCGGGGCATCAGGCGGCACTCCCGATGTTCAGGAGGCGTTTAGAGGTTTGATTTGAAGCGGTCATGTAAGGCGACTCCGTGGTTTCCGGATGAGGATGCGGAATCGTTTGCAGGAGTCGTGCCTGAATATATTTTCTTTATTTATCAATAAATTGAGACAACAACTTAAAGCAATCCGAGCGAAAGACAGAGCAAACTGTTTATCCGCTGTCGGCCTTGCAACAGTCAGATCACCACATTGCGCACAAACCGTACGGCCACTGCCCCGTCATTGCGATAGGTGTGCGGCTGGTTGCTGGCGAACATGAAAAACTCACCGGCGGCGATGTGCTGGGGTTGATCGCCGAGTATCAGCGTCAGGCAGCCCTCGAACACGAAAATCTGTTCGCTCCAGCCTTCGGCATCGGCTTGCGAAGGATAAACCTCCCCAGGTTGCAGGCACCATTCCCATTGCTCCACTTCCCGGGTGGCCGCTGCCTTGGACAACAGCACCGCTTTACTGCCGGGAATGCTGCCGGCCCAGGCCAGTTCGTTGATACGGCCCGGATCGCGGTTATCCGGGGCCTGGATCAGATCACTGAAGGCCACACCCAGAGCTTCGGCAACCCGGTCAAGCGTCGTCAGGCTGACGTTTTTTTCACCTGCCTCGATGGCCACCAACATGCGCCGGCTGACCCCGGACTTTTCCGCGAGAGTCGTCTGGCTCATGTCGGCGGCGTGGCGCAGGCGTCGGACGTTCTGGCTGACGTGTTGCAGGACCGAAGCCCGTTGTACAGAATCTTTGTGCACTATATTGCTCACTGGCTAGGGTTGGGCAGTATACTGCGCAACATTTGGCGCATTGTGCGTCCCCTCTTCAAAAGTGCGCAAGATCATGACGTCAGCCAGCTCCCCCCAAACTCCCCTGCGCTTTTCCCGGTTCAGCAAAGCCGAGTGCGTGCTCGTGCTGATCACCATGCTCTGGGGCGGTACCTTTCTGCTGGTGCAGCACGCGATGACCGTCAGCGGCCCGATGTTTTTCGTCGGCCTGCGCTTTGCCGCTGCGGCGAGCATCGTGGCGATGTTTTCGTGGAAACACATGCGTGAACTGACCTTGT
This genomic window contains:
- a CDS encoding AzlD domain-containing protein, giving the protein MIIWAVIFGMGILVFLNRYVFLEPRLPVRLSSNARQFLGFAVPGMLTAICGPIVFMPDKQLNLQWDNPYLLSSLVAIGLVIYTRNTLLSMLLSMAFFFLLRWWL
- a CDS encoding AzlC family ABC transporter permease; protein product: MSDSLIPRSAFFRGAAAIMPLSLATAPWGLLAGSMAIEANLTPLQGQGLSSIVFAGAAQLVAIGMLKGGAGIFSILLTTLLLTSQHLLYGMSMRHVISPLPGRWRIGLGFLLTDELFALTSQHDRQQFNRWYALGVGLTFYIAWNLFTLAGIVLGSSIPGLEHLGLDFSIAATFIALITPVVRNVPTVVCVAVSLFCSVLFSYWQWGSALVLSGLAGMTAGFICNKLYRERT
- a CDS encoding DUF2784 domain-containing protein — protein: MLYRIAADGLVLFHLSFILFVLFGGLLVLKWHRVAWLHLPAATWGVMVEVLHLTCPLTYWENLMRHAAGQTEYAGGFIENYVWPIIYPAGLTSQIQLVLGGVVLMINLLVYGRLIRQWKLRRAARIPF
- a CDS encoding DUF3087 domain-containing protein — protein: MFEIQPIDAITYRQQTRRSTLIIAVLFLVLAMAFSTVAVALFGEPGGDNLRFNVGGVFGAFLLTAALLRGRFWNQTWMAPAVYGWRLKRSLMSVTNVMHHVTAAVERGDPTAMKVLRFYHLGLTQMHELDGNSSDHSQLRREVEAHKARMEALGLDTDQMRLDPAWLEALKSR
- the ppnN gene encoding nucleotide 5'-monophosphate nucleosidase PpnN; its protein translation is MTQRHVINASVSPKGSLETLSQREVQQLSQAGTGSTYTLFRQCALAILNTGAHVDNAKTILEAYKDFEIRIHQQDRGVRLELLNAPADAFVDGEMIASTREMLFSALRDIVYTENELDALSIDLSTSQGISDYVFHLLRNARTLRPGVEPKIVVCWGGHSINTEEYKYTKKVGHELGLRSLDICTGCGPGVMKGPMKGATIAHAKQRIHGGRYLGLTEPGIIAAEAPNPIVNELVILPDIEKRLEAFVRVGHGIIIFPGGAGTAEEFLYLLGILMHPDNAGLPFPVILTGPKHAAPYLEQLDAFVTATLGEAAKQHYEIIIDDPAEVARQMTAGLKAVKQFRRERADAFHFNWLLKIDEGFQRPFDPTHENMANLKLHRDQPPHELAANLRRAFSGIVAGNVKDKGIRLIEEHGPYQIRGDAAIMQPLDLLLKAFVAQHRMKLPGGAAYVPCYRVVS
- a CDS encoding substrate-binding periplasmic protein, which encodes MKRFAASLLSLLALTANAADLQLLTDNHPPLHFLQGDQLVGFGVDVVQALAAQTGDRIHLQQVPLLRALRMASETPDTGVFTVLRTDARDDRYQWVGPLIEVETALYARDSFHPPVRSLREADHLGRITVPRKWLVYSYLQEQDLTNLYGVETPEQMMRLFSLGRTDFVVSDTLSSAALAREQGMEPGRLQYQLSLMKQDTYIAFSRQTDPKQVARWQQALDTLRADGRLEKMRQRWLSNTLPR
- a CDS encoding FAD/NAD(P)-binding protein; translated protein: MTQTDTADILIVGGGLSGTMLAVQLLRLPGRRRILVVEPRAELGRGEAYSAVELGHTLNGNAARMSVDPSNAEDLTQWLTDHIASGGWPESDQQHVPVSELFPPRGLFGVYVQQRLAEAQLVGRQHGSTVEHVRAEVIDVQASADSVQLSLSDGRRLQGAFAVLATGMFPAARTPQTQSSGLNAAGLDPWDVGAMRQLDPQSTVLIIGSGLTMVDAVVSLEQAGHRGPIEVFSRHGLLPHVRRQPPAWVDFLAEDHSIRTPRQLLRELRRHCRDAINQGIDWQAPLDTVRAHIGRLWSQASDVQRRQFVRHVRPWWESHHHRSPPLSAELVARLHREGRLRIHAASYKGLEPVSGAGVGIRIRRRGENETRVVQGAALINSSGIEYDWRRVDRPLPQQLLARGLVQPGPLALGIAAAVDGAVLDAQGNVSQRLFAMGPPLRGMWWESTAVTDVASQAKALAVRLVAQ
- a CDS encoding LLM class flavin-dependent oxidoreductase, with translation MPREIRLNAFDMNCVGHQSPGLWAHPRDRSWQYKDLEYWIDLAKILERGKFDGLFIADVLGIYDVYNGNGKAAIRQAAQVPVNDPLQLIPPMALVTEHLGFGLTASLSFEHPYPFARRLSTLDHLTKGRAGWNIVTSYLESGAKNIGQQAQTEHDARYDFAEEYLEVCYKLWEGSWEDGAILRDRERRIFSDPSKIHEIRHHGKHFHVPGIHLCEPSPQRTPVLYQAGASSRGKQFAAEHAECVFVAAPSKVLLKKTVADIRRRAAEAGRDPSKILIFNLQTVILGETDAKAKAKFEEYKSWVSYEGAMALISGWTGIDFSRFKPDEPLKHVHTNAIQSAVEAFSTADPNKVWTPNELADWVGIGGFGPLFVGSPETVADLLQEWVDETDVDGFNLAYALTHETFIDAVELLVPELQKRGVYKTDYAPGTLREKLFGEGPKLPQIHPGSGYRNLGELRRQEKKVTSV
- a CDS encoding helix-turn-helix domain-containing protein, which gives rise to MHKDSVQRASVLQHVSQNVRRLRHAADMSQTTLAEKSGVSRRMLVAIEAGEKNVSLTTLDRVAEALGVAFSDLIQAPDNRDPGRINELAWAGSIPGSKAVLLSKAAATREVEQWEWCLQPGEVYPSQADAEGWSEQIFVFEGCLTLILGDQPQHIAAGEFFMFASNQPHTYRNDGAVAVRFVRNVVI